The sequence TTTTCTGTTTGCAaggcagagccactgccagtcagtgtagactgagctaggtgggccagtgacctgactcagtataaaacacCTTCCGTtgttcctttggcctgatctagttgGGCACTTAAGTTATCTTAAGTGAAGAATGTGCAAGGGCGACCAGTGACATCAATATGAGCATGTgcactcagggccggatttaggtttgatgaggccctcagctactgaaggtaattagGCCCCTTAtaggtccagctgtcctttgtcaacaacaaattgtttctgtttttttgtgttgaatatatgctatatggtaatttatggacctagtaggTATCTTAAGCGATTTGCAcacaacaaataggagcctacacaacacaaaacactcttgctgtatgtaggttttgttttatttggttttatcttatattttggaaatgtacatccagtttttttccctttaatttttttgggggccccaaaagagtggggccctaagctatagcttgtttagcttatacgtaaatccggcactgtgtgCACTAATGAACTTTGCTCAATGGTGCACTGTCACTGGTCCTCCTTGCAAATTATCTTCAACTCtctggggaaggaaagaaagagagagagagagccctttcTTTGTTCAAAACAAACCTTCTCTGTAACTTTCACATGCTGTTGTGAATTATTAACTTACTTATAGCTTTAGTAATTTATTAACTTGCTGTAAAAGTTGAAGTTattcacatacacatttttcaTTCCTctataatggtgtgtgtgtgctccatGAGGCAATACCCGAAGGACCTCCTCTTTCCATATCAAcccacctggaccctgagatcacctccTGAgcccctccttcgtgtgcctcctcctcaagaggtcaggagagtggcaacaagagaacgggccttctctgcagtggctctccatctgtggaacactctccccaggcAGGTTCTCCtcgcgccttcattatacacctttaggcgccagacaaaaacattcctttttaaccaggcctttggctgacctgagggatgcgggtggcactgtggtcaaaaccactgagcctcttgggcttgccgatcggaaggtcggcggttcgaattcccgtaatggggtgagctcccgtttctcggtcccagctcctgccaacctagcagttcaaaagcacgccaaaaagtgcaagtagataaataagtagataaataggtagataaataagtactggccacatgacccaaaaaaactgtctgcggacaaccgGCGGCTCCCTTGTCCAggaagatgagcaccgcaattccagagtcattcatgactggacttaactgtcaggggtcctttacctttacctttaccttggctGACCTGATCAACACCCtataccctttaaaatgtggctcttttggggtgggggcgttattgttttgattttatatattgcaatcctttttgtgaaccaccctgagacctctgggcatagggcagcatataaattcaataaatgaaatgaaatggcttGTTAGAAGGGGGTCCAGGAGGGCAAAATAGCTGGTGGGTAAAGGTTCAGTATCTCCTCTTCCCCGCTTCTTCCACTTCAAAAACACTGTCTCAAAAAATGGTCAGGGGGATACCTCCTGCAGAGTCACACCTGACCTTTGGGTTGATGCTCTGTTGCTAACAATACCACCtgaagatttctctctctctcggtttcCAACAGATTTCCAAGCTGACTTGGAAGCTAGATTCCCATGTGGGTCTGAATATCCCCAGACACTTTCAAGGGGAACATTTGTCTTCCAAAGAAGGGAGTTTACATTGTCCATTATATTTACTCCCAGCCTCAAAGCACCCACAGAGCCACAAACGGCAAGATGACTGTTTATTAGGCATCCTGTGGAATGTGCTCAGAAGCAGCCCTGGGGCTGTGGTGCCTGATCACATGATGACAACTGGCTGTGTCTATAAACATGAACTCTGCACACTGGGACAGAACTGAGTGGGGAACCAGAGTTGTGAAAGTGTTGGGGGAAGCATTCCAAGCTGCCAGACATTAATGCTGAACCATATGCGCTCTATATTGTGAATACCCTATGGGTGGGGGTTAAATGGAAGGAGAAAATCTAGACATTTGGGCatggggaaatggaaaaaaggagaaaggcaGTGGTGACAGTTCCCCACCCTAATATTTGACTGCTATACCTTTCTTGCTGAAACATGGTTTTGCTTCAGTCATGAGCATCAAAAAACCTCCTATCCATCTCCCAGCAGACACTATGTCCCCCCCAACAATGATTCACTTGGAATAACTGTATGCCACCACACCATAATTCCTGACAGGAAATGGTTGTGGCCTGCGTGCTCTCATAAAATGTGTTGCAGGCACAAATTGGATCTAGCCAGGGCCTCAACTTTTACTGCCAATGAATCGTCCAGGTACTCTGCCTCCCCTATGGTATGTCTAGCTAAACTCGAAGTCCCTAAGTGCTGGAGGGCCTTTACCTTGGCTCAATTTCATGCCCACCCTTCAGCTGTCCTTGAAGGCCGATACAGGAAGATTGCTTACCTGGAGAGACAATGCGCATGTGACTCTGGATAAATGGAAACAACAGAGCATGTGCTTCTCCAATGTCTTTATTATAGAGACATTTGTACTACCCTCATCTTACCACTACTGCATAAGTACCCAGGGTGCACAGGACAATTCTatacctccctgctgctttcagatACCAATCCTGCTACAACATACGTTCCAGATTCTGCACAGCAGCGCTCAAAATTCATCGGATGATGACCTGTGACACAAACTAGATATAATGAGCGCTCATATTAGAGTGCTCTGTAGACTGACAGCTATAGTCTTATATATACTAACCTTTTATGCTCTTTCATTCTTGTCTAATGTTCCTAACTCCTCTTTTAGACCCATGTGGGCAGAAACATGAAAGAAAATCTCGGACAGTCAGTACTGCATTCCACATTCCCTCCCTTGGATGcaataagaaaaagaaatgaaattaaaCACACATCAAATGCTATGCAACTTTCTCCTCAGTTTAATAGTGACAGACATTGCTGGTTTAACAGAATCAAAGCAGGTTTCTTTGCCACTATGGTTTAAgggtgttttctttgttttttaattgcagtAAAGCAGAGCTGGACAGAATGGCAGCAAAGGGGGGTTTTCAGTGGAGTTGCAAGGGATGGCATAATTGTTAAAAAGCTGAATATTTGGGATCTGGGTGTTGGAAATCTTACACTGTGACAATGATGCTTTCGTCAAAGTGCACAGGCTCATTATTCTGATTACAGGCAATGACGATGTATCTGGATGACTTGTTATCAGAGTACTTGCAAGGTGGGCGAGTTGAGCCGCCTTTGTGCTTGCAGGTGGTGACAGTGAAGGGACGGAGAGCGATCCTCAGCCCGTTTCCATAATCCTTCCCTCCAGTATCAGTGCACACAGATTTGATGTTATTCTTGGTGCCGTGGATGAAGGTGTTCACTTCCTTGCATGCTGGTTTGTCCAGCCCACGTCTTTTCATCATGACGTCACAATACTGCTTTCCAACGTTGCTCTTGGGATTATCGTAGTGCTGCCTTAGGAACTTCTCATAGGGGGTTTCACAATAGGCTCCCAGTGCCAGAACAGACACCAGAAAGGTGAGGAGTGCAAGGCCAGATCCCTTGAAAGGCATCATCGTGGGCGACCGCTGCCTGAAAGagataccgggggggggggaagtaaagTGGGTGTGTAAATGCTCTCTTTCTGTTTGCCACCAGAGGGTGCTTTGTGAAACAGCTTGGAGTTCAAATGAATGCTGTACTGTATATCCTTGCAAATTCTTATCTGCAAATGTTGTGGTGGATGTTATCTAGTCATGATCACATAACCATGTGAATATTGATACAAACCAGTCACATTGCAGCTTATGCATCTTATAGCAGAAGTTTAAGAaacaatttaaatattttttaaaaccactctaaGTAGAATAATGAAGCATAACCACCCACCCTACCCACTCGCCACTCCcagtcttcccctccccctcttcttcttcctaattgtttaaaccaattcataaacCAAGAATTTATGCATtcaccactaataatgaaacacatgttgtagatatttttcaacaattattatgctatttttgtgatatacaaatgacatgagaaaacttggtatacttatttgtataacatcATTCTTGTttgtaaaacccaataaaaaaaaccaatatAAAAGAAGAAGCTTGGACCATTGTTGAGGGTCAGGGAGAAGGAGGCAAAGAAGAGAGGATATTTGTACAAGCTCAGTTAAGTTTCTGGCTGAAGTGAGATGTGAGCAAGGGACTCACTGGTATGAATCTGAGCTCCAGACTAgcactgagagaccagggttcaaatccccactcagccgtgaagctcattGGGAAACCCTGGGTCAGTCTCAGTCTCTTAccctagcctgcctcacaggatTGATGAGAGGACTGACTGAAGGAGGAGAACGatgcatgctgccttgagctccttggtggaaaggtggggtataaattaaccAATCAACCaactaatcaatcaatcaatcaatcaatcaatcaatctccctTTTGTATAAACTCCCTTAAAATCCTTCTGAAAGTCTTCGTCAAGCGCAACCAGTAGCTCAACAAGACAGCGGGGCATAAGATTTATTTCTTAACCTTTAGGTTAAAGTGCTGTACACCTTGGAACACCATGAGCTTTAAGTAGCTGGGTTGGTCTTGCAGCATCAGTAGATTTAAACAATTGTTGCTATAATCTTTTTGCATAGCCTCTTACATAAATGCATCTtaagctccccccccttttctagtAGGATTTAGTAAGAGCTAAATTGGAGTCACTTTTGCATGTTGCAATTTGTGCACACAACAGCTCCCTCATCTTGTGGTTTAAGGTTGTATGTTCACccctcttaaaaatatatattccccTAATAATAACTGCTTGCTTTATATTCTGCTTATGTTTCCCAGGCACGTAATGTTCtctgacatttccctttttctaagATTCCTCTGTGTGGAATGTAATGTGCTTTGAATTTCCTTAGTGTAGATTATTACTCCCATCCAGGCCCATGAGAGGGTGGGGGGCAGCCAAGTACTGCAACTATGAGTTGGGCCATAGGgaaagccccatggaggccatgctttccacaaagtcccaagcgccccttgtaaggtcgtgtcaccATGGATGTTAAAATGCCCatggacaaccaaactaggtgtctccaggagaacatctgccacgacctgaagcagcttgggcagggaatccttggtgcagcagagaggtcagtacaccaaaaggaatcctgtactgcccttACTGCCCAAtctccagaacatgcactcagagaactgggtcttcccaataggacacctgctacaaactaatgacttcctaaaactCACTGCAACCTCGCCTCCCCACCcatatgacctgggttgctgtgtgtaagagaaacctggtggacaagcagcggcaaggacaggcccatctgcttcatccaaccaagtctctgttacacatgccaggtcaagtcctccatccacaatcaagtcGTGGATGACAGCCGTcttgtgaatcattgacctggcattgcacagcagcaccttaaagtcatgtgggtctcccttgctgAATCCAGTATGCTTGCGGAcaagaccagacccggaggcagggatagtcttcaaacaacgactaaacctgcctcctcggtaacgACATGGTCATAAATCCACCATTACTCTGACCTTTCAATAACTGTTACGCTCTTAGGCATCAACCACCAGACCCAATAACTTACTATTTCTTCTCTTTAGCCTCCTGTCTTCTCTCTTAGCCTCTCTTTTGTTTTGCTCAGCTCCAGATGATACCCTGTCAATGCTTTGTCCAACCTTTTATCCTCTAGCGGCCACAGCTTCTGGCCAATAGCACACGACCAGGTTGCAAGGCAGTCTTCTATTGGACCTCAGCCAAGGTTCAGTAGGAATCCTTTAGTGACCCTCAGAACACCAATTGGATTGGTCCTTTAGGATGAATGGAATAATGCCCCCAACAATAACAGTGTGATCCTAGCCACTTCCTCCAGCCAGCCCAGAGCATGCCCCTAGCTGTCAACTTCCTCTTCCTCAGTATCAGATCATGCCAGTCATGAATGGAGAATTAAatgcaattttgcaaagcagctcaGATATGCTGAAATGTATTTTCGAAAGCCAAAGCTGACGAAAAGCCTTCACAATATTTCTGGGAAAGGGCCAGCGTTGCAACTGTAATCACTAGGAACACCTTCTTAGTCACTACCGAGAAATCCACACTCAAAAAGGGCAAAGTCATAAGATACAACTCAATTAAtacttcaaaaacaacaacaacacaaaaacctGAAAATGCAACTGATTGCCCACAAGGCAACCAACTGAAAGATGAACTTGCTGCCAAGCAAGGATAGCTCAATGGCAACCTTCAGGAAATGGGGATgccagttgtcagggaactgccatcagtgccggagggagagagcaaaagccagagggatcatagagagcgtccagggatcgagagaagcagcccatcttctggggaaggaaaccagTGTAGCACCAGTGGAGGGGGGGGAGCAGGAGGCTGAAGTGGCGAggtggtcccatgactccttgcctgggaccagcggggttagtaggggtcctccgttgcccacgccctctctgcACAGAAGGCTCCCGCGCAGAGAGAGagggcgtcaaagagcttctttgctggaagaagtttaagaaacaccCACTCACGggttctgccagcgactgagtcagccacgggtgagtggtgGTCCGGACAGATAAGGTTTactttggcagcccagccaggtgtttgcacccagccagggaGATAGTTGCCTGCTTGCGCATGAGCAACGCCTAGAAAACATTACACCAGTCCTCTGAATTTGAGGCAGAAATGAGGCCCAGACCTTTTCTATTAATCTGTGGAAGACTTCACTGATAgcataggccaggggtcagcaaggcttaccaGGCATGGGCAGGATCACTCCTGCAGAGATCCCCGTGGGACGGGCAGGAGCAGCACGATGCCGGAAAtctcttctgcgcatgcccagatgccaaaaatcacaCCTGCGCAGAAGGattttggcatctgggcatgcgtaGGAGCGATTTCTGGAGCCGCGGAAGAGAGTCCCTGCACTGCGCTGGTTTAACGCAGCAcgtggggactcgccaagcaggtGGCTGGGTTcgggggcagctcatgggccggttaagcGACCCTCATGGGCCtcctctggcccatgggccttaggttgtcgaCCTCTGGCGTAGGCCAAGGATGGGGAGCTGGGTTCAGCTGGTGGGGGCAGGTTCTTGGTTTCCCCCACCCTTGGTATGCCATTTTAACAAGTgtccatcacctgacatcaccatgATGTCAAAATATCAATTCTTCCTTGCTAGTGTTGTAAGCTGCGCTAGAAAGGAAAATGCAAAGCCAGCTAAGCAAGGCTGGAAATTTCTGCCATGGAAACATGGGAAGTTAGCTGACCAGTGTTGCCTTCACTTTCTGATCCCAGGGAACCTAAAGTGCAGCTTAGTCTGGAAGCTATGCAACtggaattattatttaaaaaaaaccaaacatagcTCTATCACCCTGccttgaaataaaacaaaaggagCTTATTATTTTGAATTTTGCTCATTTAATCCCCCCTTTGCCTCTTCTCACTTTCATATCGCCTCTTTTTATGTGTAACTATGTCCTGACTTCTCTTTCCTGCAGGATATTCTATAGCAGCAAAAGCCAAAGGGGTCATGCCGCACCTGATATGTTCACAAATTTAATATAGCGGTCATTCTTAAATTTCTCCCATGgctacttgaaaattgctgaggataTTGTCAGACCACTTAATAATTTTTTTCCTGTCTGTTGTAGTATTTGTAACACATGGCAACAAGTgctctgttgtttttaattgtatttcagtgcttgttttgtttcttatattgtattttattgcattacaatttgGATTGTATATAATTCAGTGGAATTCACAGACACACCAATGGACCACAGTTAGAAAACATCTGGATATTAGGATAAGAGTTCACTGCTTAGAATCCACCTCTTCAGATATATCTAAAATAGTAGCATTTTCCAAATTTATTAATACAATTTTTCCTCAAAAATACTTTCcaagtggggaggaaggaaagttCTGTGCTTCAAGTTAGCAGTAATCCCCAGATTACCAGTTTTCATTCTTTTTCTccttaaacaacaaaaaacagattcctAGCATTTATATAACAAGGCCTGTGAAACGCcaattttcttttctcctccgtGATAAATAAACCTATTTTTCCATTTTCAGTATTTTATTCTGTCCCTTCCCTATAGAAAGAAAAAATCACTCCATCCTGTAGAATAATTGCCCAGGCCTCCAAGACTTTGAATTTCTTTCTTCTGTTTAATAGAATTCAAGtagaaaagagaggaaagagaaTTGAAACAGCTCTCACTAAATGGCAGCAAAAAAGTTTGACATGGGAAGTGATGGATCTTTCAAAATCCATTCAAACCAGTCTAACTAattcttaatttttatttcttgctcCCTCTACATCGATAGAAAGAAATAGGTGAGTATTATTACATCCAGATACTAGAGAACTTGTACCAACCATATGATTGTGAAATGTACCGTACAATTGTGACTATAAACCACTAAAAACAACATCAAAGAGTGGGAACGATTATAATACAGCATTACAAAATACCACAGTTTAGGACTGTGACAGGAGCCATATTGGTTATAGCTGCTTGTGCATAGTGGAAATTTAACTGAGTTAAAACATTGCTTCTTTTCTGGGGATACgcgggggtatgcatacccctaaactttttgtgaattgaagtttggcctcattgaggggcagtatttcaatatgagtaggaaaatgagagtacccctaaacattttttttaaaagaaaaaaagcactggttaaaactaTAGCAAAAGTACAAGACACGTGGACAGCTACCCAGCAAGAAGCAGAAGTAAGTATTAGGCGGTTTCTGGTGAGCAAATCAGATGTTACAGAATCTGAGCCACAAAAAGTAAATCGTTGGCTTGCTTGACAAATCCACAGGAGCCTAACCACAGCAACTAACCATCAGCTTGCTTGACAAATAGCAATGCTAAATTTATAAATATTAAGACGTGATAAACAAACTTGTGTGCATGGATGGAatacaccccccaaaaagcatAAAAGAATTGTGCAGCGCAGGCTTCCTAAACTCGccccctccagaagtttttggcctacagctcccatggtccctagctagcaggaccagtggtcagggatgatgggaattgtagtctcaaaacatctggagggccgagtttgaggaagcctggtgcaGAGGTTTGGATAGGGAGAGTCTGGAAGTTGCTGCAGGAATTAATAAAGATCACCCAATGGTGCCCTTGCTTCATATCTTAGTCTTGGCCAGTTATGTCCCACCTGGGACAGGTATTGAGGATGCTATCACAGGGTCTCAGGGACAGCTTGAAAAAAAAGGTACATCTTCAAATGAGGAACAGAGATTGATCTGCCTGTCCAATGTATGTTTCTTAGCCTCTTGACTGAGTCAGATGAACGCCTGAtagaaaaaaattaacaaatgtaTTGGTTCGTGCTGTTTTAATAAGGTATAATTtgcttagggacgcaggtggcgccgtgggtaaaacctcagtgcctagggcttgccgattgcatggtcggcggttcgaatccccgtggcggggtgagctcccgtctttcggtcccagctcctgcccacctagcagttcgaaagcacccttaagttcaagtagataaatagggaccgctttgtagcaggaaggtaaatggcgtttccgtgtgctgcgctggtgctggctcgccagagcagctttgtcacgctggccacgtgacccggaagtgtctccggacagcgctggcccccggcctcttaagtgagatgggcgcacaaccctagagtcggacacgactggcctgtacgggcaggggtacctttaccttaatttgcTTAAAAGCATGGTTTCCTAGCTGTGTGCAGCAGCAATACAAcataaaaaatcaaatcaaatcaagttGAAAATAAAATTTGGGAAGGGGTGTCATTTAAAACGGCTGCTGAAATTCAAATAGTCACCGTTTTGTATGAGTTTTGTGTGTTCTGAAAGGAATCATATAAGTAGGTGGATCGTGCTCACAACATTGCCTATGCTAGCCACTGAAAGGTGTAAAAGACATAAGTGAAAtcggaaaataaaataaaatgaatatgaaagaaaaagtgattgatatgtgttgtatgtgcgatataacattgtttttctctacctgtttttgCAGTTTAAACTACAGTTTCTTTATATCAAGTTTTCTTCTCTACGTTTATGATTCAGCAATCATAATTCAGAATTAATGTTTTCATTTAGCTACAGCACATACATAATTAAAAATGAGGCAACTTGTAGAACTTAGGTAAGACCGCAGAAAAACCAAGTTTATGGGCTGGCAGCCAGTAATATTTTCATTCATAGATTGCTGCCGATATGCTGTTAAAGCAAATGTTGTTACGGTCTGCTACATTAATGTATTTACTATTTGTTACCCATAGTGGGTAAAACATAGccacatttatttttcattattattgatGCCAATCATTATAGAGGTTGATTCTGGCATAGGGAAAGCATTCCGGTAACAGGTAGGCTGCCTTCTGGTCCATATCTCATCTTCTTCCCATTGGCCACAGGCTGGAAGGGAGTTACCAGGCATCAAGGTCCACCCTGGTACAAGCCATTTCTGCAAGGCCCATCTTGCAGCGGCCATGTTTCCCAGTTGTGAATTAATACCTTTCTGTTTTCCTGGCCCTCTCTCTTGTGATTCAGATAAGCTAGCTGTGAATACTTCTGAACCCCACTTGAATGTCCCACCATTATCTCCAGCTTACACTGGATGGCACATCCTCCTCATTCATCATTTGCATGGGGCATAGCCACCAACGCCCCATCAAATGAAGCCACACTAGGCTCAATCCTTGCCTTCCTTCTGTAGTTTTGTAAGGCTTGTTCACACAGGAGCAAAGTCTAGATTTCCATTGGCCGGTCTTGTGGCATCCCTGTGACATCTTCCGTATCTCAGGGTTGCCCTGGAGATTTCCTACTAGTAgtgtttaaaacacacaaacaaaacacctGTGCATAGTCCCTAATGGTAGGATTGGGACCCCAGGGGAAAAGGTCTGGGGCAAGGTAGAGAGGATGCCAGGTGTATATCCCTACATTAATGGGGATGAAATGTTCATACAGATCCACATTGGGCTTTGGAGCTGAACCACAGGGTCCAAACATCAAGAGAGGAGGCCATGTCTATAATCCACATAGTACAGCTTTCAAAATCTGGAGAGACATCTCTTTAAAAAGTTAGTGTTTTGTCTTCCAGGGAGACACCTTTCATCAAGTAGGGAGCAGGAGGACCTGATACTTCTGCTGGTGCTCAAATCTGggttgcaaataaaaacatcctgaaggtcccaggcctcagagaggttaggctggcctcaactagagccagggccttctcggctgcggctccaatctggtggaacgctctgtcacaagagactagggccctgcgggacttgacatctttccgcagggcctgcaagacagagttgttccaccaggcctttggtcagggcgcagcctgactccctcctctggcaacctgcacagagctttgtttaatggttgccattaacttgattttaattaatttttataatgaaatatttttagaatgttggtttatttgattgtttgattatttgattgttgttagccgccctgagcccggcttcggctggggagggcgggatataaataaaatttattattattattattattatttagtaacgGTAGCCAATACAACTTGAAATCTAAAATTCTGGTACTTGGAAGGTGTAGAAAAGTTAATACATTTCAAGAAGTTGTTCTTTGGTCATGTAAAGAGCAAggccttgtgggaaaccagcaagccacaagaattatgggaactaggTCCTGTTGCTTTAACCCACAGACCAGCAGGCTCCAAGGGTGTGAAAGAGATATCGCAGGAAGGAACTCTCTGGCTGATTTAAGGGTTTGACACCTGGGGTTGAAGTTATGCACATTCACTCCTTATCGTTTAAGTGCCTGAGAATGTGCATCTGCATAAGCTCCACGGAAGGGAGGAAAAACCTTTGATCTAGGTTCTGGAGCCTTAATTGGCCCAGCTGTCACAGGTTAAAATTATTAGCCCACAAGCTGGTCATTGGAGAATTTGAATGTAACCTAGGATTGTGATTGGACCTGGGGTTCTGGTTCCACGTGCAATTTGTGAATAAAGATCTTAGGAATGGCTGGGGAAAGCGCTCTGAAATCCGCCCGGCTGCTAACGTTCGACCTGGCAGCCGTCTTTTGTCTCTTTGTGATGAAGATTTTCTAGGACTTCTGAATGTGGATCAACTGAAGGACTCTGAACTATCCTATCTTTGCCTTAGTGTGTAGAAGTGAGTATTTTGTCAGCTATACTAAGcaatgttcttatttttatctgcatGTAATCCACAAGAGATGTTCCTGCTTCTGTAAGCATGTTaactttatgtttttaaaataaattttagaaaacaAACTCTTTTCTGTCCTAATTTGCCTTTCTGAGGGAAAAGCTAAATCCAACGCCTGATTTCTTGGTTACGCTATACCTAAATAATTCCTGTCTGCAAGTTGTGGATGCAACCTGTAGAGTGGGGCAGCCGGTAACATAGGAGCATAGTCTTCTTCCTTGGACTGTGGCTCTAGGCACCCCGGAAGACgagggagtggtggcagcctACCTAGTCCTGTTGCGTTTTgtatctgtaaaaaaataaaggggTCCCCGGCCAGCGCTCCAGAAACCTGACTCAGCTGGAGGGCAGGagcaggtgagggaggggcgagTGGCTGGGACCTTTACTACAGAAGGCATTTGGAAACATTATTTTGGTCAGTGAGAAAA comes from Podarcis raffonei isolate rPodRaf1 chromosome 13, rPodRaf1.pri, whole genome shotgun sequence and encodes:
- the LOC128399529 gene encoding angiogenin-like, producing the protein MMPFKGSGLALLTFLVSVLALGAYCETPYEKFLRQHYDNPKSNVGKQYCDVMMKRRGLDKPACKEVNTFIHGTKNNIKSVCTDTGGKDYGNGLRIALRPFTVTTCKHKGGSTRPPCKYSDNKSSRYIVIACNQNNEPVHFDESIIVTV